In one window of Macrobrachium nipponense isolate FS-2020 chromosome 2, ASM1510439v2, whole genome shotgun sequence DNA:
- the LOC135221224 gene encoding putative uncharacterized protein DDB_G0282133 — protein sequence MAFNKVGYLVVAVAAVVAAMPPESPAPAAFRNTDLQQEETKGLAQYGSRGAYPNPESSNFPVTSDPSYSERQQDFPLQGGSVQDLGQRFETQQDASYGPVQGNSAQSEFRQNANIEQRDYRDQSLDNQQTQFQNQNYGPNTYEDPSQRNIDRLNQNLNQDLPGTQQYNQRQGNREQFVGQISELSQQNVATESFSSGSFQNQRIENQQRNQNQFSDISSSGARGPGAAPTNVENTVNQEFQRSDSRYRGSQRYDDSLNAQDDPNVGNYQYSYDIRSEDTGDMKYHKESRDGNKVIGEYRVKEADGSMRIVKYTADAENGFQATVEYVMEDEEPVEFGAKMVPKTTRPKNQRNFGNRRVFEPARNTLATRDHERPENLPRSEKADGMSLFLNSPASEGQVRPRPGFVGDNRNFQTQRFDESFQGSPEYQQDSREFSSNNQGSEFHEQNNNERQFSQGNVRSQSQTLDESSLQGQSRRPLPFQGRDRQQFQDRNQFQTQNNDRFNNQNRNQERYNYENQESEQYQNQNREQFQNENRNQFQGEGQLQSQERYQFDNQEQNQFPGDNREQFSTQNRNRFQNQNINNFQNNEREQRRENQFQGQNINTNQRQGLNTFQNQRQNAFQGQTQHQGRNTFNEQERLSSQFQENSFQSQERPNPLNNDKNTFRAQYPNEDSNQFQQQQQRNQYNSQENAQFSNNFQAQVNEQLSSQRRIQTQGQVRQHLTTQGGNQFQNPAENRPIQQYNERLQTQRNEFEDFSENQYSRERVENFPGQNQFQNQNRRPVQTGREQFRDSSLSGSQNQFNEQNLAQFAGQNRLQYQKQQSNVDGLQSSQETDSQGQTLWR from the exons ATGGCGTTCAACAAG GTGGGGTATCTGGTAGTAGCGGTGGCTGCTGTTGTGGCAGCCATGCCTCCAGAGAGCCCAGCACCAGCAGCCTTCCGAAACACAGACCTCCAGCAAGAGGAAACGAAAGGGTTGGCCCAGTATGGATCGAGGGGTGCTTATCCTAACCCAGAGAGTTCAAATTTTCCTGTTACCAGTGATCCTTCATATTCCGAGAGGCAACAAGACTTTCCACTCCAAGGGGGTTCAGTACAAGACCTCGGACAGAGATTTGAAACACAGCAAGATGCCTCTTATGGTCCAGTCCAGGGCAATTCTGCCCAGAGCGAATTCAGGCAAAATGCCAACATTGAACAGAGGGACTATAGAGACCAGTCCCTTGACAACCAACAGAcacaatttcaaaaccaaaattaCGGGCCAAATACATATGAAGATCCATCTCAAAGGAATATTGACCGTTTGAATCAAAATTTGAACCAAGATCTGCCTGGAACACAGCAGTACAATCAAAGGCAAGGTAACCGGGAGCAGTTCGTTGGCCAAATATCAGAACTATCTCAGCAAAATGTGGCTACAGAGTCCTTTAGTTCTGGTTCTTTCCAGAATCAAAGAATCGAGAATCAGCAAAGAAACCAGAATCAGTTTTCAGATATTTCCTCATCAGGTGCTAGAGGACCTGGTGCTGCGCCCACTAATGTTGAAAACACCGTCAATCAGGAGTTCCAGAGGTCAGACTCAAGATACAGAGGCAGCCAACGATATGATGACAGCCTGAATGCTCAAGACGATCCAAAT GTTGGTAATTATCAGTATTCATATGACATTCGCTCAGAAGACACTGGCGACATGAAGTATCATAAGGAGAGCCGTGATGGAAATAAG GTAATTGGTGAATACAGAGTGAAGGAAGCTGATGGATCTATGCGAATTGTAAAATACACTGCCGATGCTGAAAACGGATTCCAGGCAACG GTGGAGTATGTCATGGAGGATGAAGAACCTGTCGAATTCGGCGCCAAAATGGTTCCCAAAACTACTCGCCCCAAGAACCAGAGAAACTTCGGTAACAGGAGAGTTTTTGAACCAGCCAGGAATACTCTTGCTACCAGAGACCATGAAAGACCTGAGAATCTTCCACGATCAGAGAAGGCTGATGGTATGTCACTCTTTTTGAATTCACCTGCCAGTGAAGGACAAGTAAGACCTCGCCCAGGTTTTGTTGGGGACAACAGAAACTTCCAAACACAAAGATTTGACGAATCTTTCCAAGGAAGTCCAGAATACCAACAAGACTCTAGGGAGTTTTCGAGCAATAACCAAGGCTCTGAATTCCACGAgcagaataataatgaaagacaGTTTTCTCAAGGAAATGTCAGAAGTCAGTCGCAGACATTAGATGAATCTTCCCTCCAAGGACAAAGCAGGAGACCTCTCCCATTCCAGGGTAGGGATAGGCAGCAATTCCAAGATAGAAATCAGTTCCAAACTCAAAACAATGACCGATTCAATAATCAAAACAGAAATCAAGAAAGGTACAACTATGAAAACCAAGAAAGTGAACAGTACCAGAATCAAAACAGAGAACAATTCCAGAACGAAAACAGGAACCAGTTCCAAGGAGAAGGTCAGCTACAGAGTCAGGAGAGATATCAGTTCGATAACCAAGAACAGAATCAATTCCCAGGTGACAACAGAGAACAATTTTCGACCCAAAACAGAAATCGCTTCCAAAATCAAAacataaataatttccaaaataatgagagagagcaaagaagagAGAACCAGTTCCAGGgccaaaatataaatacaaaccaAAGGCAGGGCTTAAACACATTCCAGAACCAAAGACAAAATGCTTTCCAGGGTCAAACTCAGCATCAAGGAAGAAATACATTTAACGAACAAGAGAGACTGTCATCACAGTTCCAAGAAAACTCTTTCCAGAGTCAGGAGAGGCCAAATCCTTTAAATAACGATAAAAACACATTCCGTGCCCAGTACCCTAATGAAGATAGCAACCAgttccagcaacagcagcaacgtAATCAATACAACTCGCAAGAAAATGCTCAATTCTCAAATAATTTTCAAGCACAGGTAAATGAACAGCTTAGCAGCCAGAGAAGGATTCAAACCCAAGGTCAGGTTAGACAGCACTTGACAACACAAGGAGGCAATCAGTTTCAGAACCCAGCGGAAAACAGACCCATTCAGCAATACAATGAAAGACTTCAAACCCAGCGTAATGAGTTCGAAGACTTCAGTGAAAATCAGTACTCTAGAGAAAGGGTAGAAAACTTCCCT GGTCAGAACCAATTCCAAAATCAGAACAGACGCCCAGTACAGACTGGCCGTGAGCAATTCAGAGACTCGTCGCTTTCTGGATCACAAAATCAGTTTAATGAACAAAATCTTGCCCAGTTTGCTGGTCAGAACAGATTACAGTATCAAAAACAGCAAAGCAACGTTGATGGACTTCAGTCTTCACAAGAGACCGATTCCCAAGGACAAACGTTATGGCGTTGA